One Saimiri boliviensis isolate mSaiBol1 chromosome 17, mSaiBol1.pri, whole genome shotgun sequence genomic window carries:
- the DPH1 gene encoding LOW QUALITY PROTEIN: 2-(3-amino-3-carboxypropyl)histidine synthase subunit 1 (The sequence of the model RefSeq protein was modified relative to this genomic sequence to represent the inferred CDS: inserted 1 base in 1 codon) produces the protein MAALVVSGAAEQGGRKGPGRGRVPRGRVANQIPSEILNNPQLQAAVQVLPSNYNFEIPKTIWRIQQAQAKKVALQMPEGLLLFACTIVDILERFTEAEVMVMGDVTYGACCVDDFTARALGADFLVHYGHSCLVPMDTSAQDLRVLYVFVDIRIDATHLLDSLRLTFPPATALALVSTIQFVSTLQAAAQELKAEYHVSVPQCKPLSPGEILGCTXPRLPEEVEAVVYLGDGRFHLESVMIANPNVPAYRYDPYSKVLSREHYDHQRMQAARQEAIAAAHSAKSWGLILGTLGRQGSPKILEHLESQLRALGLSFVRLLLSEIFPSKLRLLPEVDVWVQVACPRLSIDWGTAFPKPLLTPYEAAVALRSISWQQPYPMDFYAGSSLGPWTVNHGQDRRPQAVGRPAQGKVQEGSTQPPSAVTCEDCSCRDEKVAPLAP, from the exons GTCGGGTCCCTCGGGGCCGTGTAGCCAATCAGATCCCCTCTGAGATCCTGAACAACCCCCAGCTGCAGGCAGCAGTCCAGGTCCTGCCTTCCAACTACAACTTTGAGATCCCAAAGACCATCTGGAGGATCCAACAAGCCCAGGCCAAGAAGG TGGCTTTGCAAATGCCAGAAGGCCTCCTCCTCTTTGCCTGCACCATTGTGGATATATTGGAAAG GTTCACCGAGGCTGAAGTGATGGTGATGGGTGATGTGACCTATGGGGCTTGCTGTGTGGATGATTTCACTGCCAGGGCCCTGGGAGCTGACTTCCTGGTGCACTACGGCCACAGCTGCCTGG TTCCCATGGACACCTCGGCCCAAGACTTGCGGGTGCTGTATGTCTTCGTCGACATCCGGATAGATGCTACCCACCTGCTTGACTCTCTCCGCCTCACCTTTCCCCCGGCCACTGCCCTCGCCCTGGTCAGCACCATTCAGTTTGTGTCCACCTTGCAG GCAGCTGCCCAGGAGCTGAAAGCTGAGTATCATGTGAGTGTCCCACAGTGCAAGCCCCTGTCCCCTGGAGAGATTCTGGGCTGCA TCCCCCGACTGCCCGAAGAGGTAGAGGCCGTTGT GTATCTTGGAGATGGCCGCTTCCATCTGGAGTCTGTCATGATTGCCAACCCCAACGTCCCTGCTTACCG GTATGACCCATATAGCAAAGTCCTGTCCAGAGAGCACTATGACCATCAGCGCATGCAGGCTGCTCGCCAGGAAGCCATAGCTGCTGCCCACTCAGCTAAGTCCTGGGGCCTCATTCTGGGTACTTTGGGCCGCCAGGGCAGTCCTAAGATCCTGGAG cacctggagtcccagctccgAGCCCTGGGCCTTTCCTTCGTGAGGCTGCTGCTCTCTGAGATCTTCCCCAGCAAGCTTCGCCTACTTCCTGAGGTGGACGT GTGGGTGCAGGTGGCGTGTCCACGGCTCTCCATTGACTGGGGCACAGCCTTCCCCAAGCCGCTGCTGACACCTTATGAG GCGGCCGTAGCCCTGAGGAGCATTTCCTGGCAGCAGCCCTACCCCATGGACTTTTACGCCGGCAGCTCCTTGGGGCCCTGGACGGTGAACCACGGCCAAGACCGGCGTCCTCAGGCCGTGGGCCGGCCGGCGCAGGGGAAG GTGCAGGAGGGGTCCACGCAGCCCCCTTCAGCCGTGACTTGCGAGGACTGCAGCTGTAGAGACGAGAAGGTGGCGCCGCTCGCTCCTTAA
- the OVCA2 gene encoding esterase OVCA2 — translation MAGQRTLRVLCLAGFRQSERAFREKTGALRKALRGRAELVCLSGPHLVRDAPGPEGTRSDIGSCPPEEQPRGWWFSEQETDVFSALEEPAVCRGLEEALGTVAQALSRLGPFDGLLGFSQGAALAALVCALGQAGDSRFPMPRFVILVSGFCPRGRGFKESILQRPLLLPSLHVFGDTDKVIPSPESIQLASRFPEAVTLTHSGGHFIPAAAPQRQAYLKFLDQFAE, via the exons ATGGCCGGGCAGCGAACCCTACGGGTCCTGTGCCTGGCGGGCTTCCGGCAGAGCGAGCGGGCCTTCCGCGAGAAGACTGGAGCACTGAGGAAGGCGCTGCGGGGCCGCGCCGAGCTCGTGTGCCTCAGTGGCCCGCACCTAGTCCGGGACGCCCCGGGCCCCGAGGGCACCAGATCAGACATCG GGTCCTGCCCTCCGGAGGAGCAGCCTCGAGGCTGGTGGTTTTCAGAGCAGGAGACGGACGTTTTCTCCGCATTGGAAGAGCCCGCCGTGTGCAGGGGCCTGGAGGAAGCTCTGGGGACGGTGGCGCAGGCACTGAGCAGGCTGGGGCCTTTTGACGGGCTTCTTGGTTTCAGCCAAGGGGCTGCGCTGGCCGCCCTCGTGTGCGCCCTGGGCCAGGCAGGCGATTCCCGCTTCCCCATGCCGCGGTTTGTCATCTTGGTATCTGGATTCTGTCCCCGGGGCCGTGGGTTCAAGGAATCCATCCTGCAAAGACCCTTGTTGTTGCCGTCCCTCCATGTTTTCGGGGACACTGACAAAGTCATCCCCTCTCCGGAGAGTATACAGCTGGCCAGCCGATTCCCTGAAGCCGTCACCCTCACCCACTCCGGTGGCCACTTCATTCCAGCAGCTGCACCCCAGCGTCAGGCCTACCTCAAGTTCTTGGACCAGTTTGCAGAGTGA